The following proteins are co-located in the Macaca thibetana thibetana isolate TM-01 chromosome 6, ASM2454274v1, whole genome shotgun sequence genome:
- the LOC126957280 gene encoding protocadherin alpha-4: MEDAAALDRPIKRFLLTLKKRYLIRTKHCALKMEFSWGSGQESRRLLLLLLLLATWEAGNGQLHYSVSEEAKHGTFVGRIAQDLGLELAELVPRLFRVASKSRGDLLEVNLQNGILFVNSRIDREELCGWNSECSIHLEVIVDGPLQVFHVDVEVRDINDNPPVFPATQKNLSIAESRPLDSRFPLEGASDADIGENALLTYRLSPNEYFSLEKPSDDELVKGLGLILWKSLDREEAPEIFLVLTATDGGKPELTGTIQLLITVLDANDNAPAFDRTLYKVRLPENVPNGTLVIKLNASDLDEGLNGDIVYSFSNDVSPNVKSKFHIDPITGQIIVKGYIDFEESKSYEIIVEGIDKGQLPLSGHCRVIVEVEDNNDHVPDLEFKSLSLPIREDAPLGTVIALISVSDKDMGVNGLVTCSLTSHVPFKLVSTFKNYYSLVLDSALDRESVSAYELVVTARDGGSPSLWATASVSVEVADVNDNAPAFAQPEYTVFVKENNPPGCHIFTVSARDADAQENALVSYSLVERRVGERALSSYVSVHAESGKVYALQPLDHEELELLQFQVSARDAGVPSLGSNVTLQVFVLDENDNAPALLAPRAGGIGGSVNELVPWSVGAGHVVAKVRAVDADSGYNAWLSYELRPGTGGMRIPFRVGLYTGEISTTRVLDEADAPRHRLLVLVKDHGKPALTATATVLVSLVESGQAPKASSRALSGAVGPEAALVDVNVYLIIAICAVSSLLVLTLLLYTALRCSAPPTEGACAPGKPTLVCSSAVGSWSYSQQRRPRVCSGEGPPKTDLMAFSPSLPDSRDREDQLQTTEESFAKVSV, encoded by the coding sequence ATGGAGGATGCAGCTGCACTTGACCGACCGATCAAAAGATTTCTCTTGACTTTGAAGAAACGATATTTAATCAGAACAAAACACTGTGCACTAAAGATGGAGTTTTCCTGGGGAAGCGGCCAGGAATCCCGGCGTCTGCTGCTCTTGCTTCTTCTCCTcgcaacctgggaggcagggaacGGTCAGCTCCACTACTCGGTCTCCGAGGAGGCCAAACACGGCACCTTCGTGGGCCGCATCGCACAGGacctggggctggagctggcGGAGCTAGTGCCGCGCCTGTTCCGGGTGGCGTCCAAGAGCCGCGGAGATCTTCTGGAGGTAAATCTGCAGAATGGCATTTTGTTTGTGAATTCTCGGATCGACCGCGAGGAGCTGTGTGGGTGGAACTCGGAGTGTAGCATCCACCTGGAGGTGATCGTGGACGGGCCTCTGCAGGTTTTCCATGTGGACGTGGAGGTGAGGGACATTAACGATAACCCGCCGGTGTTCCCAGCAACACAAAAGAACCTGTCCATAGCGGAATCCAGGCCGCTTGACTCTCGGTTTCCACTAGAGGGCGCCTCGGATGCCGATATCGGGGAGAACGCCCTGCTCACTTACAGACTGAGCCCAAATGAATACTTTTCTCTGGAAAAACCATCTGATGATGAGCTGGTAAAAGGTCTTGGGCTTATACTATGGAAATCTTTAGACAGAGAAGAAGCTCCGGAGATATTTTTAGTGCTCACAGCCACTGATGGAGGCAAACCCGAGTTGACTGGCACTATTCAGTTACTCATCACAGTACTGGATGCCAATGACAATGCCCCAGCTTTTGACAGAACCCTTTATAAGGTGAGATTACCAGAAAATGTTCCTAATGGAACACTGGTAATTAAACTTAACGCCTCAGATTTAGACGAAGGATTGAATGGGGacattgtttattcattctcaAATGATGTTTCGCCAAATGTGAAATCCAAGTTTCACATAGATCCAATTACTGGACAAATTATTGTAAAGGGATATATTGATTTTGAAGAAAGCAAATCCTATGAAATTATTGTAGAGGGCATTGATAAGGGACAGCTCCCACTTTCTGGCCATTGTAGAGTTATTGTGGAAGTAGAAGACAACAACGATCATGTCCCAGATTTGGAATTCAAGTCTTTATCACTTCCAATTAGAGAGGACGCTCCACTGGGTACAGTCATCGCCCTGATCAGCGTGTCCGACAAAGACATGGGTGTCAATGGGCTGGTCACCTGCTCCTTGACGTCCCACGTCCCTTTCAAGCTGGTGTCCACCTTCAAGAATTACTACTCGTTGGTGCTGGACAGTGCCCTGGACCGCGAGAGCGTGTCGGCCTATGAGCTGGTGGTGACCGCGCGGGACGGGGGCTCGCCTTCGCTGTGGGCCACGGCCAGCGTTTCTGTGGAGGTGGCCGACGTGAACGACAACGCGCCAGCGTTCGCGCAGCCCGAGTACACAGTGTTCGTGAAAGAGAACAACCCGCCGGGCTGCCACATCTTCACTGTGTCTGCGCGGGACGCGGACGCGCAGGAGAACGCGCTGGTGTCCTACTCGCTGGTGGAGCGGCGGGTGGGCGAGCGCGCACTGTCGAGCTACGTGTCGGTGCACGCGGAGAGCGGCAAGGTGTACGCGCTGCAACCGCTGGACCACGAGGAGCTGGAGCTGCTGCAGTTCCAGGTGAGCGCGCGCGACGCGGGCGTGCCATCTCTGGGCAGCAACGTGACGCTGCAGGTGTTCGTGCTGGACGAGAACGACAACGCGCCAGCACTGCTAGCGCCTCGGGCGGGTGGCATCGGTGGCTCAGTGAACGAGCTGGTGCCATGGTCGGTGGGTGCGGGCCACGTGGTGGCAAAGGTGCGCGCGGTGGATGCTGACTCAGGCTACAACGCGTGGCTTTCGTACGAGCTGCGGCCGGGGACTGGTGGCATGCGCATCCCGTTCCGCGTGGGGCTGTACACGGGCGAGATCAGCACGACCCGTGTCCTGGACGAAGCGGACGCTCCGCGCCACCGCCTACTGGTACTGGTGAAGGATCACGGCAAGCCCGCACTGACGGCCACGGCCACCGTGCTGGTGTCACTTGTGGAGAGTGGACAGGCGCCAAAGGCCTCCTCACGGGCGTTGTCGGGCGCTGTGGGTCCCGAGGCTGCGCTGGTGGATGTCAACGTGTACCTGATAATCGCCATCTGCGCGGTGTCCAGCCTTTTGGTGCTCACGCTGCTGCTGTACACCGCGCTGCGGTGCTCGGCACCGCCCACCGAGGGCGCATGCGCTCCGGGCAAGCCCACACTGGTGTGCTCCAGCGCGGTGGGGAGCTGGTCATACTCGCAGCAGAGGAGGCCGAGGGTGTGCTCTGGTGAGGGCCCACCCAAGACCGACCTCATGGCCTTCAGCCCCAGTTTACCTGACTCTAGGGACAGAGaagatcagctgcagacaactGAGGAATCCTTTGCAAAGGTTAGTGTATAA
- the LOC126957349 gene encoding protocadherin alpha-3 encodes MLAIFSWREDPGAQCLLLSLLLLAAWEVGSGQLHYSVPEEAKHGTFVGRIAQDLGLELAELVPRLFRVASKTHGDLLEVNLQNGILFVNSRIDREELCGWSSECSIHLEVIVDRPLQVFHVDVEVKDINDNAPVFPMAVKNLFISESRQPGSRFSLEGASDADIGTNSLLTYSLDSTEYFTLNVKRNDEEIKSLGLVLKKNLNREDTPKHYLLITAIDGGKPELTGTTQLKITVLDVNDNAPAFERTIYKVRLFENAPNGTLVVTVNATDLDEGVNKDIVYSFNTDMSTDILSKFHLDPVNGQISVKGNIDFEESKSYEIQVEATDKGNPPMSDHCTVLLEIVDINDNLPELVIKSLSLPVLEDSTVSTVIALISVSDRDSGVNGQVTCSLTPHVPFKLVSTYKNYYSLVLDSALDRESVSAYELVVTARDGGSPSLWATASVSVEVADVNDNAPAFAQSEYTVFVRENNPPGCHIFTVSARDADAQENALVSYSLVERRVGERALSSYVSVHAESGKVYALQPLDREELELLQFQVSARDAGVPPLGSNVTLQVFVLDENDNAPALLTPRVGGIGGAVSELVPRSVGAGHVVAKVRAVDADSGYNAWLSYELQPGTGGARMPFRVGLYTGEISTTRALDEVDAARHRLLVLVKDHGEPSLTATATVLVSLVESGQAPKASSRASAGTTGPEAALVDVNVYLIIAVCAVSSLLVLTLLLYTALRCSAPPTEGACGPGKPTLVCSSAVGSWSYSQQRQQRVCSGEELPKTDLMAFSPSLPPCPISRDREEKQDSQPKYLSSQIWNFNLQIQLAS; translated from the exons atgcttGCAATATTCTCCTGGCGAGAAGATCCTGGAGCCCAGTGCCTGCTGCTTTCTCTTCTGCTCCTcgcagcctgggaggtggggagtggCCAGCTCCACTACTCCGTCCCCGAGGAGGCCAAACACGGCACCTTCGTGGGCCGCATCGCGCAGGacctggggctggagctggcGGAGCTGGTGCCGCGCCTGTTCCGGGTGGCGTCCAAAACACACGGGGACCTTCTGGAGGTAAATCTGCAGAATGGCATTTTGTTTGTGAATTCTCGGATCGACCGCGAGGAGCTGTGCGGGTGGAGCTCGGAGTGTAGCATCCACCTGGAGGTGATCGTGGACAGGCCGCTGCAGGTTTTCCATGTGGACGTGGAAGTGAAGGACATTAATGACAACGCGCCAGTTTTTCCAATGGCTGTAAAGAATCTGTTTATTTCCGAATCCCGACAGCCTGGCTCTCGGTTTTCGCTAGAGGGCGCATCAGATGCAGATATCGGAACAAATTCGTTGTTGACTTACAGTCTTGATTCCACTGAATATTTTACCTTGAACGTTAAAAGAAATGATGAGGAAATTAAATCCCTTGGACTCgtgttgaaaaaaaatttaaatcgaGAGGACACTCCTAAGCATTATTTACTAATAACAGCAATTGATGGTGGGAAACCTGAGCTCACTGGCACGACTCAACTAAAGATCACTGTTTTAGATGTAAACGACAACGCCCCAGCGTTTGAGAGGACGATCTATAAAGTCAGATTATTCGAAAATGCACCAAATGGTACCCTAGTGGTGACTGTTAACGCCACAGATTTGGATGAAGGAGTAAATAAGGATATCGTATATTCTTTCAATACGGACATGTCAACAGATATTCTGTCAAAATTCCATTTAGATCCAGTCAATGGACAAATCAGTGTAAAGGGTAACATAGATTTCGAGGAAAGTAAGTCATATGAAATCCAGGTAGAAGCCACGGATAAAGGAAATCCTCCAATGTCAGATCACTGCACGGTTCTACTCGAAATTGTGGACATCAATGATAATTTACCTGAGTTAGTTATTAAATCACTATCTTTACCTGTATTAGAAGACTCGACAGTTAGCACAGTCATTGCCCTGATCAGTGTGTCTGACCGTGACTCAGGTGTCAATGGACAGGTCACCTGCTCCCTGACGCCCCACGTCCCCTTCAAGCTGGTGTCCACCTACAAGAATTACTACTCTTTGGTGCTGGACAGCGCCCTGGACCGCGAGAGCGTGTCGGCCTATGAGCTGGTGGTGACCGCGCGGGACGGGGGCTCGCCTTCACTGTGGGCCACGGCCAGCGTGTCTGTGGAGGTGGCCGACGTGAACGACAACGCGCCAGCGTTCGCGCAGTCCGAGTACACAGTGTTCGTGAGGGAGAACAACCCGCCGGGCTGCCACATCTTCACTGTGTCTGCGCGGGACGCGGACGCGCAGGAGAACGCTCTGGTGTCCTACTCGCTGGTGGAGCGGCGGGTGGGCGAGCGCGCGCTGTCGAGCTACGTGTCGGTGCATGCGGAGAGCGGCAAGGTGTACGCACTGCAACCGCTGGACCGCGAGGAACTGGAGCTGCTGCAGTTCCAGGTGAGCGCGCGCGACGCGGGCGTGCCGCCTCTGGGCAGCAACGTGACGCTGCAGGTGTTCGTGCTGGACGAGAACGACAACGCGCCAGCACTGCTGACGCCTCGGGTGGGTGGCATCGGTGGTGCAGTGAGTGAGCTAGTGCCGCGGTCAGTGGGTGCGGGCCACGTGGTAGCGAAGGTGCGTGCAGTGGATGCTGACTCAGGCTACAACGCGTGGCTTTCGTACGAGCTGCAGCCGGGGACTGGTGGCGCGCGCATGCCGTTCCGCGTGGGGCTGTACACGGGCGAGATCAGCACGACGCGTGCCCTGGACGAGGTGGATGCCGCGCGCCACCGCCTACTGGTGCTGGTGAAGGACCACGGTGAACCCTCATTGACCGCCACAGCTACTGTGCTGGTGTCGCTGGTGGAGAGTGGCCAGGCACCCAAGGCCTCGTCCCGGGCGTCCGCTGGCACCACCGGCCCTGAGGCTGCACTGGTGGATGTCAACGTGTACTTGATCATCGCCGTCTGCGCAGTGTCTAGTCTGTTGGTGCTCACACTGCTGCTATATACTGCTCTGAGGTGCTCTGCGCCGCCAACCGAAGGCGCGTGTGGGCCGGGCAAGCCCACGCTGGTGTGCTCCAGCGCGGTGGGGAGCTGGTCATACtcgcagcagaggcagcagagggTGTGCTCTGGAGAGGAGTTGCCCAAGACCGACCTCATGGCTTTTAGCCCTAGCCTTCCTCCTTGTCCAATTAGCCGGGATAGAGAGGAGAAACAGGAT AGTCAGCCAAAGTACTTGTCCTCCCAGATATGGAACTTCAATCTTCAAATCCAGCTTGCCTCTTGA
- the PCDHA2 gene encoding protocadherin alpha-2: MASSIRRGREAWTWLLSLLLLAAWEVGSRQLRYSVSEEAKHGTFVGRIAQDLGLELAELVPRLFRLASKTHGDLLEVNLQNGILFVNSRIDREELCGRSAECSIHLEVIVDRPLQVFHVDVEVKDINDNPPVFPMTVKTIRFPESRLLNSRFPLEGASDADTGVNALLSYKLSSSEFFFLDIQTNDELSESLSLVLGKSLDREETAEVNLLLVATDGGKPELTGTVQILIKVLDVNDNEPTFAQSVYKVKLLENTANGTLVVKLNASDADEGSNSEIVYSLGSDVFSTIQTKFTIDPSSGEIRTMGKLDYEEAKSYEIQVTATDKGTPSMSGHCKISLKLVDINDNTPEVSITSLSLPISENASLGTVIALITVSDRDSGTNGHVTCSLTPHIPFKLVPTFKNYYSLVLDNSLDRESVSAYELVVTARDGGSPSLWATASLSVQVADVNDNAPTFAQPEYTVFVKENNPPGCHIFTVSAWDVDAQENALVSYSLVERRVGERALSSYVSVHAESGKVYALQPLDREELELLQFQVSARDAGMPSLSSNVTLQVFVLDENDNAPALLPPRAGTAAGAVSELVPWSVGAGYVVAKVRAVDADSGYNAWLSYELQLGTGSARIPFRVGLYTGEISTTRALDETDSPRHRLLVMVKDHGEPTLTATATVLVSLVESGQAPKASSRAWVGAAGSEATLVDVNVYLIIAICAVSSLLVLTVLLYTALRCSVPPTEGARVPGKPTLVCSSAVGSWSYSQQRRQRVCSGEDPPKTDLMAFSPSLSQGPDSTEERQLSESEYVGKVSLLIFLANSKTILFKNSI; the protein is encoded by the coding sequence ATGGCGTCTTCTATCAGACGGGGCCGAGAGGCCTGGACATGGCTGCTCTCGCTTCTGCTCCTcgcagcctgggaggtggggagccGCCAGCTACGCTACTCCGTCTCTGAGGAGGCCAAACACGGCACCTTCGTGGGCCGCATCGCGCAGGACCTGGGGCTGGAGCTCGCGGAGCTGGTGCCGCGCCTGTTCCGGCTGGCGTCCAAAACACATGGGGACCTTCTGGAGGTAAATCTGCAGAATGGCATTTTGTTTGTGAATTCTCGGATCGACCGCGAGGAGCTGTGTGGGCGGAGCGCGGAATGTAGCATCCACCTAGAGGTAATCGTGGACAGGCCGCTGCAGGTTTTCCATGTGGACGTGGAAGTGAAGGACATTAACGACAACCCGCCAGTATTTCCAATGACAGTAAAGACTATCCGGTTTCCCGAATCGAGGCTGCTTAATTCTCGGTTTCCTCTAGAGGGAGCATCTGATGCAGATACAGGAGTAAATGCTCTTCTCTCCTACAAGCTCAGCTCCAGTGAGTTTTTCTTCCTAGATATACAGACAAATGATGAACTAAGCGAATCTTTGTCTCTCGTGCTGGGGAAATCGCTGGACAGAGAGGAAACTGCTGAGGTTAATTTGTTACTGGTGGCTACTGATGGGGGCAAACCTGAGCTCACCGGCACCGTTCAAATACTTATTAAGGTATTAGATGTAAATGACAATGAACCAACTTTTGCCCAATCAGTTTACAAAGTAAAATTGTTAGAGAATACTGCAAATGGGACCTTAGTGGTTAAATTAAACGCTTCTGATGCAGATGAAGGATCAAACAGCGAGATTGTGTATTCACTTGGTAGTGATGTGTTCTCCACTATACAGACTAAGTTTACCATAGATCCCAGCTCAGGGGAAATCAGAACTATGGGAAAATTAGATTATGAAGAAGCAAAATCCTACGAGATTCAGGTCACTGCAACTGACAAAGGAACCCCTTCAATGTCAGGACAttgtaaaatttcattaaaacttGTGGATATCAATGATAACACACCAGAAGTCTCAATAACGTCTCTCTCACTTCCCATCTCAGAGAACGCTTCCCTGGGCACGGTCATTGCTCTCATCACGGTGTCGGATCGCGACTCTGGTACTAATGGACATGTGACCTGCTCCCTGACGCCCCACATCCCCTTCAAGCTGGTGCCCACCTTCAAGAATTACTACTCGTTGGTGCTGGACAACTCCCTGGACCGCGAGAGCGTGTCAGCCTATGAACTGGTGGTGACCGCACGGGACGGGGGCTCGCCTTCACTGTGGGCCACCGCCAGCTTATCTGTCCAGGTGGCCGACGTGAACGACAACGCGCCGACGTTCGCACAGCCTGAGTACACAGTGTTCGTGAAGGAGAACAACCCTCCGGGCTGCCACATCTTCACGGTGTCAGCGTGGGATGTGGACGCGCAGGAGAACGCGCTGGTGTCCTACTCGCTGGTGGAGCGGCGGGTGGGCGAGCGCGCGCTGTCGAGCTACGTGTCGGTGCACGCGGAGAGCGGCAAGGTGTACGCGCTGCAGCCGCTGGACCGCGAGGAACTGGAGCTGCTGCAGTTCCAGGTGAGCGCGCGGGATGCGGGCATGCCGTCTCTGAGCAGCAACGTGACTCTACAGGTGTTCGTGCTCGACGAGAACGATAACGCGCCGGCACTGTTGCCGCCTAGGGCTGGCACCGCTGCCGGCGCGGTGAGTGAGCTGGTGCCGTGGTCGGTGGGTGCAGGGTACGTGGTGGCGAAGGTGCGTGCAGTGGACGCGGACTCAGGCTACAACGCCTGGCTTTCGTACGAGCTACAGCTGGGTACTGGCAGCGCTCGCATCCCGTTCCGCGTGGGGCTGTACACGGGCGAGATCAGCACGACACGTGCCCTCGACGAGACGGACTCGCCTCGCCACCGCCTACTCGTGATGGTGAAGGACCACGGAGAGCCGACGTTGACGGCCACGGCCACCGTGCTGGTGTCGTTGGTGGAAAGTGGCCAGGCACCCAAAGCCTCGTCGCGGGCGTGGGTGGGCGCCGCGGGCTCAGAGGCTACGCTGGTGGATGTCAACGTGTACTTGATCATCGCCATCTGCGCAGTATCCAGCCTGTTGGTGCTCACGGTGCTGCTGTACACGGCGCTGCGGTGCTCGGTGCCGCCAACTGAGGGTGCTCGTGTGCCAGGAAAGCCCACGCTGGTGTGCTCCAGTGCCGTGGGGAGCTGGTCTTACTCGCAGCAGAGGCGGCAGAGGGTGTGCTCTGGGGAGGACCCGCCCAAGACGGACCTCATGGCCTTCAGCCCTAGCTTATCTCAAGGTCCAGACTCCACAGAAGAGAGACAGCTCTCAGAATCAGAATACGTAGGAAAGGTgagtcttttaatttttcttgccaATTCTaaaactattctttttaaaaattctatatga
- the LOC126957289 gene encoding protocadherin alpha-1, which produces MVFSRRGGLGAQDLLLSLLLLAAWEMGSGQLHYSIPEEAKHGTFVGRIAQDLGLELAELVPRLFRMASKTHGDLLEVNLQNGILFVNSRIDREELCGRSAECSIHLEVIVDRPLQVFHVEVKVKDINDNPPVFRGREQIIFIPESRLLDSRFPIEGAADADIGVNALLAYTLSPSDYFSLDVQSSDELSKSLWLELRKSLDREETPELRLLLTATDGGKPELQGTVELLITVLDVNDNAPLFDQAVYRVHLLETTANGTLVTTLNASDADEGVNGEVVFSFDSGISHDIQEKFKVDSSSGEIRLIDKLDYEETKSYEIQVKAVDKGSPPMSNHCKVLVKVLDVNDNAPELAVTSLYLPIREDAPLSTVIALITVSDRDSGANGQVTCSLMPHVPFKLVSTFKNYYSLVLDSALDRESLSVFELVVTARDGGSPSLWATASVSVEVADVNDNAPAFAQPEYTVFVKENNPPGCHIFTVSARDADAQENALVSYSLVERRVGERALSSYVSVHAESGKVYALQPLDHEELELLQFQVSARDAGVPPLGSNVTLQVFVLDENDNAPALLAPRVGGTSGAFSELVPRLVGAGHVVAKVRAVDADSGYNAWLSYELQPAAGGARMPFRVGLYTGEISTTRVLDEADLSRYRLLVLVKDHGEPALTATATVLVTLVESGQTPKASSRASVGVAGPEAALVDVNVYLIIAICAVSSLLVLTLLLYTALRCSAPPTEGACAPGKPTLVCSSAVGSWSNSQQRQQRVCSSEGPPKTDLMAFSPGLPPSLNTSERNEQPEANLDLSGNVSPTFEFWL; this is translated from the coding sequence ATGGTGTTTTCTAGGAGAGGAGGCCTGGGAGCCCAGGATCTGCTTCTTTCACTTCTGCTCCTCGCAGCCTGGGAGATGGGGAGCGGCCAGCTCCACTACTCGATCCCGGAGGAAGCCAAACACGGCACCTTTGTTGGCCGCATTGCTCAGGacctggggctggagctggcGGAGCTGGTGCCGCGCCTGTTCCGGATGGCGTCCAAAACACACGGGGACCTTCTGGAGGTAAATCTGCAGAATGGCATTTTGTTTGTGAATTCTCGAATTGATCGCGAGGAGCTGTGCGGGAGGAGCGCGGAGTGCAGCATCCACCTGGAGGTGATTGTGGACAGGCCGCTGCAGGTTTTCCATGTGGAGGTGAAGGTGAAAGATATTAACGATAATCCACCCGTCTTCAGAGGCAGagaacaaataatatttattcctgAATCTAGACTCCTGGATTCGCGTTTTCCGATAGAAGGAGCTGCTGATGCAGACATTGGTGTTAACGCTCTTCTAGCGTACACCCTCAGCCCGAGTGATTATTTCTCTTTGGATGTACAGTCAAGTGATGAACTGAGTAAATCTCTTTGGCTTGAATTGAGAAAATCTTTGGATAGAGAAGAAACACCAGAACTTCGCTTATTACTGACAGCCACTGACGGGGGTAAACCGGAGCTGCAAGGTACAGTTGAGCTGCTGATCACCGTCCTCGACGTTAATGATAACGCCCCACTGTTTGACCAGGCCGTATACAGAGTCCACTTATTAGAGACTACAGCAAATGGAACATTAGTGACCACATTAAATGCCTCCGACGCTGACGAAGGTGTAAATGGTGAAGTTGTCTTTTCCTTTGACAGTGGTATTTCTCATGACATTCAAGAAAAATTCAAAGTTGATTCCAGCTCAGGAGAAATCAGGTTAATTGATAAACTGGATTATGAAGAAACAAAATCCTACGAAATTCAAGTAAAGGCAGTTGATAAAGGAAGTCCTCCGATGTCAAACCACTGCAAGGTTTTGGTGAAAGTGCTGGATGTAAATGATAATGCTCCAGAACTGGCGGTCACTTCATTGTATTTGCCTATCAGAGAGGATGCTCCACTCAGCACCGTCATCGCCCTCATCACCGTGTCTGACCGTGACTCAGGTGCCAACGGGCAGGTGACTTGCTCCCTAATGCCCCATGTACCCTTCAAGCTGGTGTCCACCTTCAAGAATTACTACTCGTTAGTGCTGGACAGCGCCTTGGATCGCGAGAGCCTGTCGGTCTTTGAGCTGGTGGTGACCGCGCGGGACGGGGGCTCGCCTTCGCTGTGGGCCACAGCCAGCGTGTCCGTGGAGGTGGCCGACGTGAACGACAACGCACCAGCGTTCGCGCAGCCCGAGTACACAGTGTTCGTGAAGGAGAACAACCCGCCGGGCTGCCACATCTTCACGGTGTCTGCGCGGGACGCGGACGCGCAGGAGAACGCGCTGGTGTCTTACTCGCTGGTGGAGCGGCGGGTGGGCGAGCGCGCGCTGTCGAGCTACGTGTCGGTGCACGCGGAGAGCGGCAAGGTGTACGCGCTGCAGCCGCTGGACCACGAGGAGCTGGAGCTGCTGCAGTTCCAGGTGAGCGCGCGCGACGCGGGCGTGCCGCCTCTGGGCAGCAACGTGACGCTGCAGGTGTTCGTGCTGGACGAGAATGACAACGCGCCGGCGCTGCTGGCGCCTCGAGTGGGTGGCACTAGCGGTGCATTCAGTGAGCTGGTGCCGCGATTGGTGGGCGCGGGTCATGTGGTGGCGAAGGTGCGCGCAGTGGACGCCGACTCAGGCTACAATGCGTGGCTGTCCTATGAACTACAGCCGGCGGCAGGCGGCGCGCGCATGCCGTTCCGCGTGGGGCTGTACACGGGCGAGATCAGCACTACTCGTGTTCTGGACGAGGCTGACTTGTCCCGCTACCGTCTTCTGGTGCTGGTGAAGGACCACGGTGAGCCGGCGCTGACAGCCACGGCCACTGTGCTTGTGACTCTGGTAGAGAGCGGCCAGACGCCAAAGGCCTCTTCGCGGGCGTCGGTGGGTGTCGCGGGGCCAGAGGCGGCGCTGGTGGATGTCAACGTGTACCTGATCATCGCCATCTGCGCGGTGTCCAGCCTGCTGGTGCTCACACTGCTGCTGTACACGGCGCTGCGGTGCTCAGCGCCGCCCACCGAGGGTGCGTGTGCGCCGGGCAAGCCCACTCTGGTGTGCTCCAGCGCGGTGGGGAGCTGGTCGAActcacagcagaggcagcagagggTGTGCTCTAGCGAGGGCCCACCCAAAACCGACCTCATGGCCTTCAGCCCAGGCCTACCTCCAAGTCTTAACACgtcagaaagaaatgaacaaccAGAAGCAAATTTGGATCTTTCTGGTAATGTAAGTCCAACTTTCGAGTTTTGGCTTTAA